aaattctctctctctctctctctctctctctgtgtgtgtgtgtgtgtgtgtgtgtgtgtgctgtgtgtgtgagcagggacacggtggctcagtggctaagacgctgagctagtcaatcagaaaggttggcagttcaaccgTTAGAATCCCTaacgccgtgtaatggagtgagctcccgttcggcatttagtcattctggccacatgaccacggagatgtcttcggacagcgctggctcttcggctttgaaacggagatgagcaccgccccctagagtcgggaacaactagcacatatgtgcgaagggaacctttacattgtatttttattatctctctctctcaaacaaagggtacagtcaccatgtgttttactgcttaactgttttaactgcAACAAGAAAGAGGAAACTCTACTTACAACAAAAGAGCATTGAGTACAGAGTCCAGtttgtaaacactgccatctactggctgaatgCTATCGTTGTTGCTGCAGAAAATTACATTCCAAGAATGAATCCCAACGCCAAGCCTTACTTACCACAAGGACCAACCGGGGAAACAAGCTAATTCTACTTTGCTATGAAAAGGAAAAGGTTTCTCTGTCAGTCTCTGGAGCTCATCTCCGcttcttagccgagggagccaaAGCCGTTCCTGAATTCTGGAACATTTTAATTTCCCTATTTTTACCTTCCCAAAGATTTCCACGTTTGCTCTGTACTGCTCGAGCCTTTTTATCGTTGACTCTGTGGTGCCACAGGGCACAACGATTGTCGCGGGCATCCTCAGTTCCCTCGCTGCGTAGGCTGCAGCCAAGCCGGCATTTCCACCTAAAAGgtttcggaggaggaggaggaagagagaggaaattGCTTTCTATGGGAATCTCAAGGGGGCTTTAacaagaggcaactgggttttctttgtttttcccttgaggaggtttcgctcctcatcccagaagcttcttcagttctcagtgAATGTTGGGGAGGGCGGGGGATGGAGGGATTTGCAGGCAATtcacaacttacaacagttcatttttgtGAATGTTCGCCCttgcaactgcactgaaaaaggtgagttATGagcgtttttcatacttatgactatagcagcacccccatggtcacgtgatccaattCTGAGAGCCATTGAGGCCGTTTGGTGGATTACctatgccctcagggtcacctgaatcagagagCAAATGGGGTGGGAAACCTCcatggaactgctgaaaggaatgTGTTGTAAGCCGGAGATGGGtggtgtcatatccctccccttctgttgagagaAGTCTTCTCAATTTTAACATGGATGGCCTCTTTTACCCTTCTTGTCAATCAGCAATCTCTaatgtggactttgctatcttcaaaagagggacctttgtctttcaaatgcaggtggactgctgaatcttgtcctcgtgggtttgttctcctatgttgcgcCATGCGaatgtgaagtggttgttttgtttcccgtttacacacacacacacacacacacacacacacacacagagtatatatatattccccaatatttatctgtctctctgtctctctccctccctcctctaatctctctctctcctataatctctctttctctcctctaatctctctctctcctataatctctctgtctctctctctgtctctctgtctccctccctcccctaatctctctctctcctataatttctctctctccttcttatctctctctccatctatctatctgtctgtgtgtgtgtgtgtgtgtgcgcgcgcgcgcgtctccctccctcccctaatctctctctcctctaatctctctctctgtgtgtatgtctccctccccccaatctctctcctctaatttctctctctctcccccctctctctgtgtgtctctctctgtgtctctcttcctccctccctcccttaatcTCTCTCTTCTAATTTTACCCTCTCCTCTctaatctctgtctgtctgtctgtctgtctgtctatctatctatctatctatctatctatctatctatctatctatctatctatctctctatctatctctctatctctctatctctctctatctctctatctctctatctctctatctatccatccatccatctatcatctatctatctatctatctatctatctatctatctatctatctatctatctatctatctatcatctatctatcatctatctatcatctatctatcatctagctagctaactatctagctatctatctgtatctctctctctgtctttctctctcctctaatCTCTTTCtcctctaatctctctctctctctctctctatgtatctatctctatccatcataaatgagagtcagttgccaagcgtctgaattttgatcgcatgaccatggggatgctgcaatggtcataagtgtgagaaatggtcataagtccttttttcagtgccttgtaacttcaaacagtcattgagTGAAGCGTTGCAAACAGAGGGCCACCTGTACGTACAAGACAGAGAGTATAAACGAATTACAGTATCTTTCACGTTACGTGTTTTACAATAATATTTGACGTGCGTGCCAAAAAGAAGGTCAGTAATCCAGTGGTTTCTGGTGCAGATGTGCAGGAAGACCAGGGAAACAGAGCCACTGTTTACCTGAGGAGCAGACCAGATGTCGACAGCCCTTCTTAGCCatctgaaatttaaaaacaaaacacagattttttttttattcgttTTTCTCCATCATTTCCATTTGTCCTTGAAAAAAACCAAGAATGGCTTTAGGAAGAGATGCCCGGCCCAAACCCAGAAGTCACTTCACTCTTGTGTTGGCCATCTTCCAGAGGTCCCAGCTGCCTCCCACCTCTTCCCAGCATGCAGGTGAGTCTCTCCCACTTCCTCtcgcccctccctctctccactgGAAACAAAGGCACCTCCAAAAAACCAGTGACTCAGGGACACGTCTGAAAAAAGACTACATTTCTAAACACCTCCAAGTTCTgaccaggcttccttaaaaagcaggaagcaaaatcttggtcccggcaaaacctttttttatttacacgactgtgaattcctttcatttccCAGTCAGCAAGGctctagcaaacagtctttccgaggaatgtttatccacacgaaccttatctcgcttggagagctgccagataactagtttccaaactagCAGGGCAAGGCAATACTTGGCACTTAACTCTTATAGTcagaaacagaactttccactcttgaaccggccgaaggaacaaattgtttcctgtaaaagccccctccccatttgctcctcttttgtttcctatgggaggggccatgttgcgccccaaatatatatatatatatattccccaatatctatctgtctgtctgtctctctctgtctctctccatccctctaatATCTCTCTCCtataatctctctttctctcctataatctctctttctctcctataatctctctctcctataatctctctctctctccgtctgtctgtctctctgtgtctccctcccctaatctctctccctcctctaatttctctctctccatccatctgtctgtctgtctgtctgtctgtttctctgtctttctgtgtctccctccctcccctaatctctctctctcctctaatttctctctctcctctaatctctctctctccatctatctatctatctatctgtctgtctgtctgtctgtctgtctctctctctctctctctctgtatgtgtttcACCTTCCCACCTCTAACTCTCCTAtaatttccctctctctcctctaatctgtgtgtgtgtgtgtgtctccccctcccctaatctctctcttctaatttttctctctcctctctaatctctctctctctgtctgactatctatctatctatctatctatctatccatctatctatctatccatctatttatctacctacctacctacctatctctgtCTCAACattatatctctgtctgtctgtctgtctgtctgtctgtctatctatctatctatctatctatcatctatctatctatctatctatctatctatctatctatctatcatcgaagGAAcacattgtttcctgcaaaagccccctcctcgttcgctcctcttttgtttcctatgggaggggccaatcacctccaaggcgtggctttactcccaagtcgaccctgttttcttagtcGTTCttgtctcctggcagctctgcgcatgcgcacactgggaacaggctccagctgttcctctgcctcactgctgtctagctccctctctgcctccgacgcagacctctcgtctgagctttcctcagcccccaggactggcccaggttcctccccaacctcctcactctccgactctgctgccagctccactggccaccggCGGGCCACAAAAGTTTCCTGGAGGCTGAAGTTTGGAAATATGCAAATCTCCTAGGTGACACACAAGTTGTGACGAGCCCAGGACATTCCCTATTGTCCGTAAAACGTACCTGCTCCGCCCCAGCCTCTCACCTGTTGGCAAAAGTAGCCAATGCCTCGGATTTTGAAGGAGCCGCTTGGCTGGACATTCTCCAACTTCATGTAGACTTTGGTTCCAGATGTTTGCGACAGGGCCACACTCTCCAGCAAAGGCGTCTCAATGTGGAAGGGTCTTTCGAAACCCACATCAGGCAGCGTCTCCATTTGGGGTGGGGGCAATAGAAACTCCCTAAGTAAGATGTATTAATTCTATGAAAAACAAAATCCGGGAGATCAGGCCCAAGGTTCACCAAAACCTCTGCATTCTTTCGGATTAATGCTTAATCAATGGCGAGTGGTTTCGTTCTTCTTTTTTCTGCCATCTACTTCTAAGCTTGGGtgcaataatataatatattgcgGACAATGTATCATACAATTGTTTTATTCCTTTGCTATTggtatatttacattttcaatcccccccccccccgttttattGATGTCAGGCACCCAAAGCAAGATTGGCAGCAAATACatttagcaaataaaataaaatcaataaggaTCAAACTTCAAAACTCAAATCACTACTTCAATCTCAAAAAGTGTCTATTCGGAGTGCCAGAGCTGTTATTTGATTATAgcgatagcatttagacttatatgccgcttcacagtgctttacagccctctctaagcagtttacaaagtcagcctcttgcccccaacaatctgggtcctcattttagccaccttggaaggacggaaggctgagtcaacctgaaggaaggaaggaaggaaggaaggaaggaaggaaggaaggacagataaTAGCAAttgtacttagacttatatgccgcttcacggtcctttacagccctctctaagcagtttacaaagtcagcctcttgcccccaacaatctgggtcctcgttttagtgacctcggaaggacagaaggctgagtcaaccttgaaactGGTCAGGATATCCTATTGTTATCCTATTGTTTTGAACGCAGAAAAGAATTGGAAAGAaaaggagtgagggagggaggaaaggaaaggaaaaggagtgagcaagggaggaaggaatgaaggatggaaaggaggaaaggaggaaaggagggacagagggagggaagaaaaggagggagggaggaagaaaagaaaaaaaggaaacatggaagggagggaggaaagaaggaaggaaaaggaaggagagctggaggaagaagggaaaaaaggaaagaaaaggtggaagagagggaaggaaggaaggaaggaaaaggatggagggaggaaaaaagaaaaaaggaaaggaaatgtggaagggaggaaggaaggaaggagggaaggaaggaaggaaaaggagggagggagggagggagggaggaaggaatggaaaggaggaaagaaggaaaggagggacagagggagagaagaaaaggggggagggaggaagaaaagaaaaaaggaaaggaaaggtggaaggaagggaggaaggaaggagggaaggaaggaaggaaaaggaaggagggagggaggaaggaatggacaggaggaaagaaggaaaggagggacagagggagagaagaaaaggagggagggaggaagaagggaaaaaaggaaaggaaaggtggaagagagggaaggaaggaaggaaggaaggaaggaaaaggatggagggaggaagaaaagaaaaaaggaaaggaaatgtgaaagggaggaaggaagaaagataggaaggaaggaa
The genomic region above belongs to Thamnophis elegans isolate rThaEle1 unplaced genomic scaffold, rThaEle1.pri scaffold_307_arrow_ctg1, whole genome shotgun sequence and contains:
- the LOC116523443 gene encoding serine dehydratase-like; the encoded protein is METLPDVGFERPFHIETPLLESVALSQTSGTKVYMKLENVQPSGSFKIRGIGYFCQQMAKKGCRHLVCSSGGNAGLAAAYAARELRMPATIVVPCGTTESTIKRLEQYRANVEIFGKVKIGKLKCSRIQERLWLPRLRSGDELQRLTEKPFPFHSKVELACFPGWSLW